The Microbacterium sp. W4I20 genome segment AGCGTGACCGCGGTGCTGCGAGCCGCTCGCACGATCGCACCGCTGGCGGCAAAGCCCGCCTGAGCCAGGCCTACAGCGGCGGGTCGAGCCGCTCGAGCGCAGCATCCATCTGCTCGGCCATGTGCGCATAGCCACGATCGGACGGATGCAGGCCGTCGGACGCCATCCAGCTGTCGGACGACCCGGCGTAGTGCCCGTCGAGCCAGTGGCTGGCGTCGGGGATCCAGTCCGCGCCGATCTCGGCGGCGGCCGCCTCGACCCAGCCGCTGATCACCGTGAGCGATTCAGGACGCTTCTCTGTGTACCAGAACGGCTCGACGACGATGATCCGCGCGGAGGGCAGGGCGTCGCGCAGTCGGACGAGATCCGCGGTGATCGTCTCGTGGATGAGCTCGGCGCGGGACTCGTAGCTGAAGTTGTCGTTCAACCCCATCGTGACGAACACGATGTCGGGCTCCTGGGCGATGACGAGCGCGGGCAGATCGTCTTCACCGAAGTCGCTGCGGTGATTGACGAACCCGAGCCCGTTCACGCTCGGGTTGAACTCGCGCCAGCCGCGGTCGGCGCTGATGACCGTCGACCAGCGCAGTGCGGAGTCGCTCGCGCCGGTACCCAGTGTGTACGAGTCGCCGTAGAAGGCGACGACCGGTCCGCTCCCCGGCGTCGGGGACGCATCGGGTGCCGGCGAGGCGGCGCAGGCACTGAGCCCCAGAGCGAGGGCGGCCACAGAGGCGAGCGATCGGAGACGGCGCATGCTGCTTGTTCGTCGCCGATCGCTCGCCGGATGGGACCGCCTGTCAGAGGAGACCGCCTCAGTACAGCCAGCGACGCTCGTTCACGAAGGGCAGGGACTGCCACCGCGCGCCGAGCCCGGCGACCGAACCGGCGCCGATCGCGGCGAGCAGCCAGCCGACGAGGATGTAGATCAGGTGGTCGTCGACGATCGGGTTGTTCGACAGGGGCAGCATGCTGAGGTAGATGCCGCCCATCACGAGGGTTCCCCCGACGGCGGCGAGGCGCAGGCCGATGCCGGTGATGAGGGCCACGCCGACCGCACCGAGGCCCAGCATGAAGAGGACGTCGACCACCGGGTTGCCCGCGAGCGAATGGAACAGCCCGGAGAGAGCGCCCTCGGTGCTGCCCAGGTAGCCCGCGCTCGGCGACTGACCGGCGAGCACCGATCCCTCGGGCGGCGTCGCGAGTCCGAAGCCGAAGAGCTTGTCGACGAACGCCCACAGGTAGACGAAGCCGAGGGCGATGCGGGTGAGCGTGATGAAGATGCGCGCCGCGGGCGAATCGCGGAGTGCGCGGTCGGGAGCGGTCGCACGGTCGGTCGCGCGGGCGGTCTGGGGTGATGCGGACATGGTTCTTCCTCCGGTTGTGGTGCGGGATTGTGTTGCTGGGGATGGGTGGGGCGGGGTCAGTAGTCGATGGCGGCGAGCAGGATGCCGGAGGGGGTGGCCGACAGCTCGACGCGGGCGATCTGGTCAAGCGACGTGGAGGTCGCCGCCGAGAGTCCGGTCGTGCGCGCTCCACCGTCGCCGGTCCAGGTCGCCACGACGTGCCGCATGCCGGCGCGATCGGTGACGGCGAGCACGTAGTCGTGCCCGGCCGAGATGCCGGCCGGGTAGGTGCAGGACCAGTCGAGGCGCGTGCCCCAGGTGCGTTCGGTCATGGCGAGGTCGGCGTACACGCCGCTCTCGCCGACCGGATCCAGTCGCACGGAGGCGTACTCCGTCTCGGCGACCGTCGTCGGGGCGAAGCCCTGCGTGCCGAGGTAGCCGGCGGCTCCGCCGACGAACACCAGGCCGACCGCGGCGGCGGCGAGCAGCATCCGCGTCTTCCGCTTGCGGCCGCGCACCCGCGCCGCCAGCTGGGCCAGAGAGGCGGGATCGGATGCCGTCGCGTGCGCTCCCGCCGCAGCATCCGCCTGCCGAGGTGTGGCGGGCAGTGCAGCGAGCAGCCCGGGGAGCGGTGCCAGATCGCTCACCGCGCGCCGGCAGGACGAGCAGGCCGACAGGTGGCGCTCGAACTCATGCCGCTCCGTGACGCTCAGGACCCCCATCACGTAGGCCGCATCCCACTGGCTGTACTGGTCGTGGTTCATGAGACGACGCCTCTCTCCTGCAGGGCCAGGCGCAGCGCGCGCAAGCCGTAGTGCAGACGTGATTTGACGGTGCCGGCGGGGATGCCGAAGTCGACGGCGAGCTGGGCGATGCTCTTGCCGCCGTGGTACGCCCCGCTGATGACGGCCTGGTGGTCGGCGGGGAGCGTCGACAGAGCCTCGGCGATGACCCAGCGCTCGAAGAGGCGCTCGGTGTCGTCGTCGTGCGCCTCTTCGGGCATCGTCTCGACGGTGACCTCGCGTCGCCGCCGGGCGCTGCGCAGGTCGTCGGTGACGAGGTTCCGCGCCACCGTGCAGAGCCAGGCCCGCACCACGGGCTCGGGTCGGGTGAGGATGTCGGGGTTCTGCCAGGCGCGCAGCAGCGTCTCCTGCACGACGTCGTCGGCGAGCGCGACGTCGTAGGGCAGCGCGATCACGAAGCCGCGGAGCATCCCGGAATAGCGCTCGTGGATGCCGCGCAGCAGCGCGTCAGCATCCGTCGTCGTCTTCACGTGATCTCCCCCCGGTGCGTGGTGACGCACCTGTGAGAAGAGACGGGGGTGGGGGACGAAAGGTTCAGGCCGGCGTGCAGGATGCCGGAATACAGGTGGTGCGGAGTCTTCGAGGCCGGTGGGGGTCCGCTCAGCGCGCGCCGCACGAGCGGGACCCGGCATGCACACGCTGCGACATCGGCCCTCCCGCGATCGATGTAATCAGAGTGCGTTCCACGCGCGGGCGCGAGGGTGTGAAGGATCCCGGCGGGGGCAGTGCGGGAGGGGGTCGGAGAACTGATCCACACGAATTCGTGACGAATCGTGCCGTGCACACGTCATACCTGTAAGTCATGTTCACCACCGAAGAAAGGAGCTCCTCATGGGACTCGATGACAAGATCAAGAACGCCGCTCAGGACATCGCCGGCAAGGCGAAGGAAGCGATCGGCAACGCGACCGACAACGACAAGCTCGTCGCCGAGGGCAAGGCCGACCAGGCCAAGTCCGACGTCAAGCAGGCCGGCGAGAACGTCAAGGACGCCTTCAAGAAGTAATCGAAGGCCACCCGGATCCGGGGTGGGGTTGGGGGAGGCCCTGCCCACCCCGGATTCGTCGTGTCAGTCGATCTCGTCCGCGGTCATCGACCCCGTCGGGTCCTGCGTCGCGGCATCGCTGGGTGCGTCGAGCTCGGCGCCGCCGATCGGCATCGACTTCCACTCGAGCAGGTGCCAGAGGCCGGCGTCATCGCGCTCGACGACCGCCCCGCCGGTGTTGTGCAGCTCGATGTCGGCGCGGAACAGGTCGTCGACGTTGCGGCAGCGGCTGCCCACCCAGACGCGGATCGCCGCCCCGTGGCTGACGATGACCGGATGCGGCCCGCCCGAGCTCATCGCCCGGTCGACGGCCCCGTCGAAGCGGTCGAAGAACTCGACGCCGTTCTCCGATCCCGGCATCCGCGCCTCCACATCGCCCTTCGCCCATGACCACGCGACGCCGATGTACCGCCGGAATGCGGCCATGCCCGACGCCATCTCGTCGTCACCGGCGTCGATCTCGCGCAGGCCCGCGTCGATCACCGGGGTCAGACCCCGATCTTCGGCGAGCGGCGCGGCAGTCAGTGACGTGCGCGTGAGGGTGGAGACGGAGATGCTGCTGATCTCCCAGTCCCTCAGAGCCTCAGGAAGAGCGAGCGCCTGGCGTTCTCCGAGCGCGGTCAGGCCGGGGCCCGGCGCCTGGGTGTCGAGCAGGCCGAGCTCGTTCGACGGGGTCTGGCCGTGACGGATGAGAAGCAGGCGCATCAGACCATCCTAGAAACCCGACGCGACACCCAGGGGAATGCGGACTCCGGCGATCTTCTCGAGCTGGCCCCACACGCTCTCCGCGAGGTCGGCGGGTGGAGTGCTGGTGCGGGCGAGGGGAGCGATCTTCACCGGCAGCCCCCGCAGGCGCCCGGTGGGGCTGTAGTAGTCACCGCCCTGCGCGGCGGGATCGGTGAGGGCGCGGACGGCTGACCACGCCGCGGTGTCCTTGCCCTGCGCCCATGGTGTGTACGGGTTGCGCTGGTAGGGAGTGGATCGATCGCGGATGCCGACCCGCTCCGGTGTCCTGGCGTCGACCCCGACGCCGGGTCGCACGACGAGGGAGGCGACCGGGAGGCCCGCCGCGCGCAGTCGGCGGTCGAGCTCGAAGGCGAACACCTCGGTCACGGTCTTCGCCTTCGTGTAGGCGGCGATCGCCACGCGGGGAGCCGCGCCGACGTCGTCGACTCCCATCCGGAACTGCTCGACGAAGCCGGTCGAGGTGTGCACGATCCGGCTCGCCGATCCGTTCGACTCGCCGTTGGCCACGAGTGCCGGGAGGACGCCCGCGATCAGACGGACGTTCGCGACGACGTGCGTGCCGAGGAGCAGCGGGATGCCGTCGGCCGTGGTGCCGCGACCGCTGCTCATCGCCCCGCCGTTGAGCAGGATGCCGTCGATGCGCGGCAGGTCCTGGAGTTCGTCGGCGGCGCGCGCCACGGAGTCGAACGAGGCGAGATCGATCACCACAGTCCGCACTGCGGCACCGGGAACCTGCTGGAGGATCGCCGTCTTCGCCACTTGCAGCTTCGGTTCCGAGCGCGAAGCCAAGACGACTTCGGCACCTGTCGCGGCGAGCTGTTCCGCGGCGAAGTAGCCGATACCCGCGGTGGCGCCGGTGACGACGATCGTGCGGCCGGTCTGGTCGGGCAGGTGTGCGGGGTCCCAGTTCATCTCGTCCCTCTGATCCTTTAAGCGGATTATCTATCCGTTTGAGACGGTAGCACAAACGGATGACCTATCCACTTCACTGTTAGGATCGACAGATGGCACAGATCCGATCGGATGCCGCGCGCAGTCGCGCACGGATCCTCGACATCGCACGGACGCACGATGCTGGCTCGCTGCGCCTGAACGACGTCGCTCGGGAAGCCGGCGTCGGAGTCGGAACGGTCTACCGGCATTTTCCGACCGTTCACGCACTGGTCGAGGCGCTCTCCGCGGCGACGCTCGAGCGGATGTCGGTGATCGCGCGCACTGCGGTGCAGCATCCGAATCCGGAGGAAGCCCTCGTCGAGTTCCTCGACGCCGCCCTGGAGCTTCAGCTGCAGGACGGCGGACTGCAGGCGGTGCTGCTCTCTCCCGACGATGAGGACGAGTCCGTCCGCGCGATGAAGATCGAGATCTTCGCCACCTTCGACGGGGTGCTGCAGCGGGCCCGAGAGGCGGGACTGGTGCGCCCGGACCTGTCGATCGTGCAGATCGAGCACCTGATCTGCGGCGTCGAGCACGCCGTGCGCATCGGCGCCCCCGAAGACCGCGCGCTCTTCCTCGACATCCTGATCGCCGGCATCCGCCCGCGCTGAGGCGTTCCGGAGGACGTTCGCGTCGATCCCTCGACATCTGTCGAACGGATGAGGCCGGCGGCGACCGTAGGCTCGGCCTCGCCGGCGGTCCGGTCCGCCGCAGACGAAGGAGCGCCGGAATGGAATCGACGGACCCGACCGCACCGCATCACGAGACGCCGACCCTCGGCAACCCCGACCTGCCGCCGGAGGGCGAGGGCAACACGCTCGCCGATCCGCAGAGCACCGCGATGACAGGACCGCGCAATCCCGTCATCGAGAGTCAGTTCCCCAGCCAGCTTCATGCGCCGGGGACCGACATCAGCACGCAGCCGATGTTCTGGTCGTCGTTCAACATCTCGCCGCGTCGGGTGCAGGCCGGCGGCTGGGCGCGGGAGCTCACACGTCAGGACTTCCACATCTCCGAGGAGATCGCGGGCGTCAACATGTACCTGCAGGCCGGCGGCATCCGCGAACTGCACTGGCATCAGACCGCGGAATGGGCGGTCATGACGCGGGGGAAGTGCCGGGTGACCACCCTCAGCCGCGACGGACGCCCCAGCGTGGAAGACGTCGAGGAGGGCGATCTCTGGTTCTTCCCGGCCGGCACCCCGCACTCGCTTCAGGGGCTGGGACCGGACGGCGCCGAGTTCGTGCTCGCCTTCGACGACGGGGATCAGTCCGAATCGAACACACTGCTGCTCACCGACTGGTTCGCGCACACTCCGCCCGATGTGCTGGCGAAGAACTTCGGGGTGGTGCAGGAGGCCTTCGCCGACATCCCGCTGCACAACCTGTGGATCTTCCCCGGTGACGAGCCCGGCGATCTCGCGCAGGACCAGGCGGATGCCGGAGTCGAGTGGGGCGCCGCGGAACCCATCATCTTCCGCCTCTCGCGCTCGCAGCCGCTGCACGAGAACAGCGGCGGCAGCATCCGGATCGCGGACAGCACCAATTTTCCGCTGTCGAACACGGTGGCCGCCGCGCTCGTCACCGTCGAGCCGGGCTCGATGCGCGAACTGCACTGGCACCCGAACGCCGACGAGTGGCAGTACTACCTGCGAGGATCGGCCCGGATGACCGTGTTCGACACCGGTCCGCACGCTAACACGACGGACTTCCGGCCGGGTGATGTGGGAGTGGTGCGCAAGAACCTCGGCCACTACGTCGAGAACACCGGCGACGACGTGCTCCAGTTCCTCGAGGTCTTCCGTACCGACCGGTATGAGGAGGTCTCACTGGCGAACTGGCTGGCGCACGTGCCCCCGTCGCTGGTCGCCGCGCACCTGAACATCGACGAGGCGACGCTCGCGACGTTCCCGCGGGCGGCGCAGGGGATCACCCCGCTGCGCTGACGCCTACGAACCATCACGGCTGTTCGAGTGGGACCAGCGCCTCGAGGATCTCCGCCGCCCACCAGTCGGGGCGCTCGTGCTCCTCGACCAGATCGAGGGCCTGCCGCAGGTCGAGGCGCGCCTTCTCGTGCTCGCCGAGGCCGAGGTGCGCGAAACCGCGATGCCGGTACGCGCGGGCGAGGAAATCCGACTCGTGCGGGAAGAACGACGCGTCGTCCATGATCCGATCGGCCACGTCGACGGCCTCGGCGTAGCGGCCCAGCGCGAGGAGCGCTTTCGCCGCGATGGCCGTCGTGACGCCGTTCGCCGTGTTCCACTCCCGGAGAGGGAGGTCTGACTCGTGCTCGTCGAGCGTCCGGCGCATCTCGACGGCCTGTGCAAGAGCGCTCTCCGGGTCGTCCTCCATCAGAGTCATGGCGATCCAGTATCGGCTCTGCACCTGCGCCTCGGGGGACGCGTGGGCGATCGCCTCCGCGAGCGCGAGGCCGGCCGACTCCCGTGCTGCCGCAGTCTCTCCTCGCAGGGTCTCGCTCCACGCGACCGAGATGAGCGCCCACGACGCGGCTTCGGGGGCTCCTGCCGTCTCCGCCACCGCGCGCGCACGGACCGCGATCTCCTGCGCGAGGTCGGGATCGCCGTCGAAGAGCGCGAGCTCGAGGGCGGCCATCATCTGCAGCTGCTCGGCCAGCGCCACGCCGTCGCCCAGACGCTCGGCGGCGGTGACCGCGATCTGCGCGACCGTTCTCCAGTGCGGGAAGCTGAGCCATCGCTCGGCGAAGCGGATGAGCGCGCCGGCGGCCGCGAGAACCGGTTCCTGCGGGTCCGTCGGACTGGCCGCGGCGACCTTGAGAGCTTCGAGCCACGAATCGGATTCCGTGGTGAGCCAGTCTCGCGCCGATGCGAGAGTCACATCCCCGGCGCCGGCGGCGGCATCCATCTCCTCGGTGAACAGCGCCATCGTGCGAGTCGTATCGAGCGTCCACCGGCGAAGCCGAGCGCGCTGGGCGTCGATGTCGTCGGCCGACTGCGCCGCGACGAGCTGCTCCTCGGCGAAGATGCGGAGCAGATCGTGGATCCGGTATCGCTCACCGCTCAGCGGCTCGAGCAGAGCGAGGTCGGTCAGCTCGTCGAGGATCTCTGCGGTCGTCTCGTCCTCCAACGGATGCATCGACGCGACCATGTCGGCACGGAACGACGAACCGGTGATCAGCGGGATGCTGCGGAAGACCAGCTGCGATCTCGGGGTGAGGGCGTCGAACGAGAGCGCGAACGTCGATGCGACACGCAGGTCTCCCGCGACCAGATGCCGGAGTCGAGTGGCCTCTGCGCGCAGGCGCGCCGTGTAGTCCTCGACGGTCCAGGCAGGTCGCGACGTGATGCGATTGCCCGCGATCCGGAGCGCGAGGGGAAGGTCGGAGCACAGCTGGGCGAGTTCGTCGAGGTCGCCGCGGGTGCGCTGGGGCTCAGGGATCATCCGGGTGAGGAACGCGATGCCGTCGGGCCGCGCGAGCGGGCCGAGCACGACGCGGCGGGAGCCTTCGAGCCCGGCCAGCGAGCGCCGCGAGGTGAGCACGACCCGCACCGGGTGCGACGCGGTCAGCACCGGTCGAACCTGCTCCTCGACCGTCACGTTGTCGAGGAGCACGGCGAGAGTCCCGGATGCGCTCGCTCGACGCCAGGCGGCGACGGCGTCGTCCATCGTGTCGGGTTCCTCACGGGTGGCGGTCTGTCGGAGGAGTGCCTGGAGCACCTGCAGTGGAGAGAGGGGGAGCGTGTCGGGGCTGTGCACGTTGACGAACAGGACGTCGGTGCTGTCACCCGTCGCGCGATGGAGGGCTTCGAGAGCGACCGTCGTCTTGCCGACCCCGCCCGTGCCGGTGATCAGGATCGGTGTCGACGTCGCGGTGTCCGCCGGTGACAGCATCGCGGCGATAACCCGCATCTGCTCCTCGCGCCCGCTGAAGTCCGGCAGTCGGAGCGGGCGGATCGCGGCGGAGGTGTGATCGCCCGTCGCTCCCCGACGACCGGGACGTGCGGCACCGAGGAACTCGGCCCGCTCTTGTCCGGTGAGCTCGAGACCGTCGGCGAGCGCGATGACCGTGCGTCGCTGCGGGCCGATGCTCTTCCCGCGCTCGATGTCGCCGATGGTTCGCGGGCTCACGCCGGATCGCTCCGACAGGCGCTCGATGGTGAGATCGGCATGCTGGCGTCGGCGGCGCAGGAGAGTACCGAACGGATGCTGCGACACGGGTCCCTCTTCTCCCTAGTCCTGATGAGGAGAGTGGCAGATCAGCAGATGCCGCGCAAAGCCGGACTCTACGGGATCAGATCGGCGGCGGCGTCGAGCAGGAGGTCGACGATCTCCGTCGGGTGGGTGCGCATGACCAGATGCGGCGCATCCAGTTCGAGGATTCGCCGGGCCTGCGCGCGCCGGCATCCGAAGCGCTGCAGGTCGGGATGGATGGTGCGGTCGCCGAGGGAGACGACTCCCCAGGTCGGTCGATGGCGCCAGGCGGCGGTCGGGGCGCGCTCCGACAGAGCGGCGACGGCGATCGGCCGCTGCGAGACCGCCAGCACCTGTGCCTCGTCGTCGGACAGGCCTTCGGCGACGAGGAACGGGAACTGCGGGATGTCGATGCTGAGCTCGGTGCCGACCGTGTCGCGCTCGTCGCGGAAGAGGGCGGCAACCAGGTGACGAGCGATGTCGGCGCGCGGGAAGAGCTCGCGCAGCTCGGCGATGTTCTCGCCGGCGTCGAGCACGTAGCCGTCGATGAACACCAACCCGACGACCTGCGTCGAGGCCCCGGCGACCGCCGCGACGGCGCCGCCGTAGCCGTGACCGACGAGGATGACCGGTCCGTCGATCCGATCGACGACGCAACGGATGTACGCGCAGTCGCCGGCGAAGCTGCGCATCATGATCGGCGGTGCGAGGACCCGATGCCCGCTGCCCAGGAGCCTGAGGGTGATCGGCCACCAGCAGGAGGCGTCGGTGAAAGCACCGTGCACGAGAACGTACGTGAGCGGGGGAGCCATTCGCCTGCCTCGGAACCGGGGAAACAACCCTCTGAAGCTACGTCCGAAGACCACGGGTGAGTTCCGACGGATGTCGTGCACGTCTCGACATCCGTCCGTTGACGCGACGAGCCGGGGCACACCTCCTCGATTTCTGCCTGCTTTCTGCCTGGTGCGCGGCGCCGCGACGCGGTTCAATCGCAGCAACACCACCGAGCAGGGGAGTGTCTGATGACCGATGTCGCCCTCGCACCGCACGGAGACCGCGCAGCCTCTCTCCGGGGAGTCGTCGAGGAGTTGTCCGTGCTCCTCGACCGGACGGTGGTCGTCCACGACGAACAGCGCGCCCTCACGGTGCGCAGCGGCTCGCCGTCGGACGTCACCCGCCACCTGCGGATCCTGACCCCGGTCGAGGAGACGGCGAACGACGAGATCGACCTCGAGACGCCGGTCACCGGGCGCGCCGGGTTCCTCGGGCGCATCCTCGTGCTCGCCGACGAACGACGCCCGCTGCCGCGCGGTCACCTCGATGCGCTGGATGCTGCCGTCTCGCTGGTGCGCGCGGTCCTCGACGATCGCGCCCTCCCCGCCGCACCCGGGCGCGACGAGGTGTTCGCCGATCTGCTCGCCGACCATGTCGCCGTGCGCCGCACGGCCTTCGCCGTCGCGACGGGGCAGCTATGGATTCGCGGCGGCGAGGGAACACGCATCCATGCCGTGCGCGTCGACTCCGCCGTCAGCACCGTCATGCTGGTGGCGATGGGTCGCCGCCTCGCGGCCGCCCGGCACCTTCCCTTCGCCTCTCTGGGCGTGAGCAGGGGCACGCTGTATCTGATGAGCGCACCCTCCGAGGTGCCACTCCACGACGAGATCATCGCGGACGCGGCCGCCCACGGCATTCGCGTTCTCGGCATCGGCACGGCGTCACCGTCGCCGGGCGCGGAAGACCTCTGGGCGGCGGCGCACGAGGCTTCGAGCGCCGCCGAGCTCTCGGCCACGTTCGAGGCGTTCCAGCCGGGCGTCGACGTCGCAGAGTTGGGCGGATGGCTCCTCCTGGCCTCGTCCACGGTCGAGCCCGCGCGGCTGCGAGTGATCTCGCCGGCCGCGCACGCCCTCTACTTCGAGGGCGGTGAGTCGCAGCGTCGCACGGTGGAGACCTATCTCGACGTGAGCGGCAATGTCGTGGCCGCCTGCGAGCTGCTCTTCGTGCATCGGACGACGCTCTACTACCGCCTCGAGAAGATGCCGTCTGTGGTGCGCGACGCACTCGCCGACGGCATGAAGCGCAGCACCCTGCACCTCTCGCTCAAGCTGATCCGGATGTGGGAAGCCACGGGACGCGTGTAGCCATCCTCGACATCCGTCGAGTGCCGACGTGCCGCCGCCCTCGTAGAGTGGACGCCTCACCGATCGGAGGAAGACGTGAGTTCATCTCCTGCGGCTTCGCGTCGCGTCCCCATCGAAGCCCAGACGGTCGATGCGCCGCTCAGCGGCTGCGCCGTGTTCCTCGTGCTGCGGGTGCATGACGACCAGGCGGCGCTCGACACCGTGCGCGACACCCTCGGCAGCCTGGGTGAGGTCGTCAAGAACGTCGCCTTCCGCGACCTGGATGCTGCGCTGTCGTGCATCGCCGGGATCGGGGCTCGCGTGTGGACGCCGCTCACCGGCCGACCGCTCCCGAGCGAGCTGCATCCGTTTCGTCCGG includes the following:
- a CDS encoding SGNH/GDSL hydrolase family protein, coding for MRRLRSLASVAALALGLSACAASPAPDASPTPGSGPVVAFYGDSYTLGTGASDSALRWSTVISADRGWREFNPSVNGLGFVNHRSDFGEDDLPALVIAQEPDIVFVTMGLNDNFSYESRAELIHETITADLVRLRDALPSARIIVVEPFWYTEKRPESLTVISGWVEAAAAEIGADWIPDASHWLDGHYAGSSDSWMASDGLHPSDRGYAHMAEQMDAALERLDPPL
- a CDS encoding anti-sigma factor; amino-acid sequence: MNHDQYSQWDAAYVMGVLSVTERHEFERHLSACSSCRRAVSDLAPLPGLLAALPATPRQADAAAGAHATASDPASLAQLAARVRGRKRKTRMLLAAAAVGLVFVGGAAGYLGTQGFAPTTVAETEYASVRLDPVGESGVYADLAMTERTWGTRLDWSCTYPAGISAGHDYVLAVTDRAGMRHVVATWTGDGGARTTGLSAATSTSLDQIARVELSATPSGILLAAIDY
- a CDS encoding sigma-70 family RNA polymerase sigma factor, with product MKTTTDADALLRGIHERYSGMLRGFVIALPYDVALADDVVQETLLRAWQNPDILTRPEPVVRAWLCTVARNLVTDDLRSARRRREVTVETMPEEAHDDDTERLFERWVIAEALSTLPADHQAVISGAYHGGKSIAQLAVDFGIPAGTVKSRLHYGLRALRLALQERGVVS
- a CDS encoding CsbD family protein, with amino-acid sequence MGLDDKIKNAAQDIAGKAKEAIGNATDNDKLVAEGKADQAKSDVKQAGENVKDAFKK
- a CDS encoding histidine phosphatase family protein translates to MRLLLIRHGQTPSNELGLLDTQAPGPGLTALGERQALALPEALRDWEISSISVSTLTRTSLTAAPLAEDRGLTPVIDAGLREIDAGDDEMASGMAAFRRYIGVAWSWAKGDVEARMPGSENGVEFFDRFDGAVDRAMSSGGPHPVIVSHGAAIRVWVGSRCRNVDDLFRADIELHNTGGAVVERDDAGLWHLLEWKSMPIGGAELDAPSDAATQDPTGSMTADEID
- a CDS encoding SDR family NAD(P)-dependent oxidoreductase, giving the protein MNWDPAHLPDQTGRTIVVTGATAGIGYFAAEQLAATGAEVVLASRSEPKLQVAKTAILQQVPGAAVRTVVIDLASFDSVARAADELQDLPRIDGILLNGGAMSSGRGTTADGIPLLLGTHVVANVRLIAGVLPALVANGESNGSASRIVHTSTGFVEQFRMGVDDVGAAPRVAIAAYTKAKTVTEVFAFELDRRLRAAGLPVASLVVRPGVGVDARTPERVGIRDRSTPYQRNPYTPWAQGKDTAAWSAVRALTDPAAQGGDYYSPTGRLRGLPVKIAPLARTSTPPADLAESVWGQLEKIAGVRIPLGVASGF
- a CDS encoding TetR/AcrR family transcriptional regulator, yielding MAQIRSDAARSRARILDIARTHDAGSLRLNDVAREAGVGVGTVYRHFPTVHALVEALSAATLERMSVIARTAVQHPNPEEALVEFLDAALELQLQDGGLQAVLLSPDDEDESVRAMKIEIFATFDGVLQRAREAGLVRPDLSIVQIEHLICGVEHAVRIGAPEDRALFLDILIAGIRPR
- a CDS encoding cupin domain-containing protein: MESTDPTAPHHETPTLGNPDLPPEGEGNTLADPQSTAMTGPRNPVIESQFPSQLHAPGTDISTQPMFWSSFNISPRRVQAGGWARELTRQDFHISEEIAGVNMYLQAGGIRELHWHQTAEWAVMTRGKCRVTTLSRDGRPSVEDVEEGDLWFFPAGTPHSLQGLGPDGAEFVLAFDDGDQSESNTLLLTDWFAHTPPDVLAKNFGVVQEAFADIPLHNLWIFPGDEPGDLAQDQADAGVEWGAAEPIIFRLSRSQPLHENSGGSIRIADSTNFPLSNTVAAALVTVEPGSMRELHWHPNADEWQYYLRGSARMTVFDTGPHANTTDFRPGDVGVVRKNLGHYVENTGDDVLQFLEVFRTDRYEEVSLANWLAHVPPSLVAAHLNIDEATLATFPRAAQGITPLR
- a CDS encoding helix-turn-helix domain-containing protein, coding for MSQHPFGTLLRRRRQHADLTIERLSERSGVSPRTIGDIERGKSIGPQRRTVIALADGLELTGQERAEFLGAARPGRRGATGDHTSAAIRPLRLPDFSGREEQMRVIAAMLSPADTATSTPILITGTGGVGKTTVALEALHRATGDSTDVLFVNVHSPDTLPLSPLQVLQALLRQTATREEPDTMDDAVAAWRRASASGTLAVLLDNVTVEEQVRPVLTASHPVRVVLTSRRSLAGLEGSRRVVLGPLARPDGIAFLTRMIPEPQRTRGDLDELAQLCSDLPLALRIAGNRITSRPAWTVEDYTARLRAEATRLRHLVAGDLRVASTFALSFDALTPRSQLVFRSIPLITGSSFRADMVASMHPLEDETTAEILDELTDLALLEPLSGERYRIHDLLRIFAEEQLVAAQSADDIDAQRARLRRWTLDTTRTMALFTEEMDAAAGAGDVTLASARDWLTTESDSWLEALKVAAASPTDPQEPVLAAAGALIRFAERWLSFPHWRTVAQIAVTAAERLGDGVALAEQLQMMAALELALFDGDPDLAQEIAVRARAVAETAGAPEAASWALISVAWSETLRGETAAARESAGLALAEAIAHASPEAQVQSRYWIAMTLMEDDPESALAQAVEMRRTLDEHESDLPLREWNTANGVTTAIAAKALLALGRYAEAVDVADRIMDDASFFPHESDFLARAYRHRGFAHLGLGEHEKARLDLRQALDLVEEHERPDWWAAEILEALVPLEQP
- a CDS encoding alpha/beta fold hydrolase, translated to MAPPLTYVLVHGAFTDASCWWPITLRLLGSGHRVLAPPIMMRSFAGDCAYIRCVVDRIDGPVILVGHGYGGAVAAVAGASTQVVGLVFIDGYVLDAGENIAELRELFPRADIARHLVAALFRDERDTVGTELSIDIPQFPFLVAEGLSDDEAQVLAVSQRPIAVAALSERAPTAAWRHRPTWGVVSLGDRTIHPDLQRFGCRRAQARRILELDAPHLVMRTHPTEIVDLLLDAAADLIP
- a CDS encoding helix-turn-helix domain-containing protein, encoding MTDVALAPHGDRAASLRGVVEELSVLLDRTVVVHDEQRALTVRSGSPSDVTRHLRILTPVEETANDEIDLETPVTGRAGFLGRILVLADERRPLPRGHLDALDAAVSLVRAVLDDRALPAAPGRDEVFADLLADHVAVRRTAFAVATGQLWIRGGEGTRIHAVRVDSAVSTVMLVAMGRRLAAARHLPFASLGVSRGTLYLMSAPSEVPLHDEIIADAAAHGIRVLGIGTASPSPGAEDLWAAAHEASSAAELSATFEAFQPGVDVAELGGWLLLASSTVEPARLRVISPAAHALYFEGGESQRRTVETYLDVSGNVVAACELLFVHRTTLYYRLEKMPSVVRDALADGMKRSTLHLSLKLIRMWEATGRV